The Cryptomeria japonica chromosome 6, Sugi_1.0, whole genome shotgun sequence genomic interval cattttggtgtttttcaacatgattgtagactctagaagtcatgcctatcaaatccactgcatcctgctaaggctcatctattgtgaacgattttgttctaattttattcttccttgattggacaaattctgcttcagaatccctaaCAACAAGCAACTTGAGCtttgatttctcagagaaatccgtgatctcccatctctaactcagaagctatccaatccttctatgcctctgaaactgtcgtcctcgcttgtctaatcaacctcgactcaggagaaaccttcaaactagtcccttgggaatgagtcggcatccaagccttaaaaattcctcgtacatattagcttgccaccatagttgttgctagctctcatatttgtttaatgttagcaattttaggttgcgagctagtgaccagatagtttgtggttaagttttatggttatcgccaactcACGAGGTAAAATGCCTAAAGATGTGATCAATCTGcaagctggcgacaagttggtttgggtttacattttGAGGTCTCTAgatttttgggtgttagcgttttatgttaccaagctggagattgttaataaaATTGCTTTGGTTGCGGGGTCttgagttggtttgatgtcatacattatagccgcgagagttagcgagtaactcatttcatacagttttCACTAGCTCTCATGtctgtttaatgttagcatttttaggtcgcgagctagtgactagacagtttgtggttaagttttatggttatcgctagctcatgaagttaaatgtctgaagacctgatcaagccgcgagcttgcgagtgaagtgctagcggttaagagataaatagttttatgttggtgagtacatgacaagggttaaagttaccactatctccaagtcgttgtggtgatgaggacttaacattttgttgtcgagaattggtgagtggcagttcagtttccctcagtcactagatctcgaggttacgaaggcttagcatttccagcttgcgagttggagatagagtcgtaagggcttgtcgctaggtcgcgagattttctaatgggcagtctttcaggtagagagttgacgactgtgtgccacgtgttttaatgacttaatatcttgaaatcgccaataattattttttatggtttgaaaatagcttgaaatcgctaatattttatttttatggtttgtgttttaatgacttaatatcttgaaatcgtcaaaatattttttttatggtttgaaaatagcttgaaatcgccaatattttatttttatggtttgaaaataggttgaaattgccaatatttttttttaatggtttgaaaataggttgaaatcaccaatatttatttttaatggtttgaaaataggttgaaatcaccaatgcaaatatttttctagttttaaaaacattacaattcgcccatgcaaatatttttttggttttaaaaacattacaattcgccaagatttttcacaaactttgagctatcacggctaattcgccaaaggagattattattttttctccgtaaaaCACAAAAATTCGCAAGTAAAATTAAAATTCTCCTCagaaattatacaactttcgctaggtttttacaccttgtccaagggggcgGGGGTTCTTAAATTTTTCCCTGTAAATTAGCATCCAACTTTTCTTTTTGGTATAAGGCTCAGTTTGAGAGACCGTCTTGCTGGTTGATTTATATTTACTTATAGTTTATTACTTAATAATGTTTATTgaatacaatataatatttaaatagtaatgtaaaatatattttttattaattaattttttatttcttcatttgtGATAATATAGTATTTATATAGAAAATAATGTcttaattaaaaatcaatattcAAGAAAATGACATCTTAATTATTAGCAATGGCATTTTAATGATTAGTAAGACTATTAGtattcatataattttttaaataaaacctTACTatctttattattaaaaaaaaaaaatcttatttagtgagactttataaaatatttataatatttaaaactaaattattattttaatttctaaaGTAATTTCAATCATGAAACTAATTAGATGTTTTGAATATATGATTATGAAAAGTCATTTATATGGATCCCAAAACTATTTAGgtgtttgaatttttatttataaaaacaatattttaattcatcTTTAATTATTGATAATAATGTACAATCATCAAAGTAGATAAGCTACAACATTTAAATAGACTCAAATCTAGCTAAAGACATATGAAATTGGTCTTCACCTTACAACATCCATTACTATTTATTTGCAttaaatttcttaaattattttgagcaatatttttaaaatttatgatGAACAAGATAGATAAATATGAATATATAATGCTAGTTGACTAAACTATTATATTATTGGTGTAATTGCTTTCATATTATTTTTAGTTCGTATATTAGAATGTTACAATTGTCAATTATTCATTATTTGAACATTTTAAATTATCTAACAATTACTATATAAGAAAAAATattgaattaaaataaaagaaatccTCAATAAAATATCTCAAGGATTTTTATAGTAATTCAATGTTAAAAAATATCTAAGAGGTTTCCCTTCACAATAAATTGGTCAATCCTTCAAATATGATCATTActtatagaaaataattttgtaaaaaaaatattgttgggtGTAGGGAAGGTTACCTACTATACTTCATAGAAAGTAAAAATAATAAgtgaataaaaaaattaatctcattttgagcacgtTCAAACAAATTGAATGCACTATTAATCTCATTTTGAACATGTTCAAACAAATTAATCTCATTTGGAACATGTTCAAACAAATTAATCTCATTTCGAACATGCTCAAAAAAATTAATCTCATTTCTAACATGTTCAAACAAATTGAAGGTTACCTACTATCTTGTTTCAAATTCCAAAAAGTTAAACAAATGTTTCCCATAACATCTGTTTTATTCATTAACTCTCTAGATTGAAAGCTAAACATGATGTGAGAGAAACACAAACTATCAATCAATGATGAATAAAAGATTATAATACAACAAATTCTCAATGTGGAGTGGGACATAAATAGAAGAGGGAGACAAAGCCCACTAAAACTGTTAAAAAGCCATATTCATGGACCCCACATCCAATTGAAATGGTCAAATGAAACTTAGTGCTAATTTCTTTTCTTCCCCAAACTAATCAGAATTTGAAGAAGCCCTTATAACTCTTAAGTAGTTGAGCTTTTGATGTTCTATGACCTTCACAACAGCTAAATCTTCATTACTCTATATAGTgcaattttaatgtttttgattaggTAAAATGGGAAAACATGGAATCTGATCTTATAACATAGGAGATTAAAGACTAAATTAACAAGAAGTTTGAATATAATGTTTTTTATTGGGTAAGCAAGATTTTGAAACGATTTATAATCGCAAAGAGAAAGATAGAACATGAAGTACAATCAGATATCAAGAAACGacaaaacaaaactaaaatttGTGTACAACCAACCAACCCAAATCAGAATAGTTAAAAAATTGTTCCAAAACCATTTTCAAAATTAACAGGTTACAGAATTTAAAACTACAAGATATTCCAAATACATCCATCTAAAAACATCCTCTTCAACGCCACAAAaaaacaaagaagagaagaagggCAATAAACAATTCTCTGGTCATTGCTTGCTGAAAAACCTTCATACAACTTTTGTTATGATAAAGTCTGAAAGATGCACAGTGCTAGACGTATGCTATACTTCAATCAACAAGTTACAATTCTCAACTTTTCTTATATTTGTACATAATGGGCCAACGGTAAACTCTCACACCTCTCCTTTCACTAAACTTTTTCTTATATACAGATAACGTACACAACACTTCTTATCAACAAAGTAGTAAATCTGAGAGCCATGGCTTTACATTCTTGAAATCTTGAactcaatttacatggacaaagaTTCCCAAGAAACCATTAAAACATCTTCTACCTGTACAAAGATGCCTGGTTCATACGATATCTAAGCATTCCATTGTACAGAGCAAGTCTGTTGGCCGGAATGTTATGCTCTGACTGCTTTTCTTCAACTGGGTGTCTGTCAATTGCAGAATCTGCTCTCCTGGACTGCTGCTGACATCTTTCTGTCTCTTCTCTATGATGTTCTTGCTTTTCTCCAAAACATTCCACCAATTCTGCAGCAAaatgaaccttcttcttctttttcttcttgggcaAGTCTTCCCCTGCAAATGGAACAAAACACATGAGAAAAAGAAACCTCAAATTCAACCAACATATATACTTTTATCTATGTCTTTTCTTGGAATTTGTGTAGCAAAGGTCTAATATCTATAAGATTACAGAGCACTTCAAAATCTGTTTTTTTTCTAAATCAAAATCATAAACCCTTCGAAACctgttttttccttaatcaaaaacatacctGAAAAAAGACAAGAAAACGCTGAAGAAGAATTTGATTGAATGGATTTGTTAAAGGTGAGCTCCACCAACTTATGACGCCGTAGAAGAAGAAGTGCCACTCCCCCAGACACCATGATCACTGCTAGAAGCCCCATCCCTCCACCAGGCGCCGCCATTACTGAAACAAAATTGGGTAAAAACGTCAAATTACATGCATTCTTATAGAACAGCTGCAAATTGCTACCCAGTACCAAGTCAATCTTTTCAATCCCACAAGAAATCCAATTAAAAAAATGtgaaaaaggataaagaaaaaagGTGACAAAGAAACATTATTATAGAAGAGCGAGAGTCAAGGTCACTGTGGTCACCAAATGATCCCAAGTTTTGTCATACCTGAAGGATTGATTCCCACGAAACTGGATTTCTTTGGTTGATTGAAACTTTACAGTGTTAATTGAAGCTATTGGGCGTCATGAATGACATCACAAGCTTGGTTGGAGTTGGTACTTGGTATTTTTTCTTACATGGCGGCTCTACGCTCTGCCATTTTTTAATGGAAAGATGCTTGGATTTGCACTGTAACTTGTAAGGGCGGGAGAAGCTTCGCCGACATTCTTGAC includes:
- the LOC131044171 gene encoding uncharacterized protein LOC131044171; the protein is MAAPGGGMGLLAVIMVSGGVALLLLRRHKLVELTFNKSIQSNSSSAFSCLFSGEDLPKKKKKKKVHFAAELVECFGEKQEHHREETERCQQQSRRADSAIDRHPVEEKQSEHNIPANRLALYNGMLRYRMNQASLYR